A genome region from Carya illinoinensis cultivar Pawnee chromosome 2, C.illinoinensisPawnee_v1, whole genome shotgun sequence includes the following:
- the LOC122300856 gene encoding mitogen-activated protein kinase kinase 5-like, which produces MRPVQPPPGVGGNGSGHRGLKGRRRQDLTLPLPQRNLSLAVPLPLPPSSSNSSANSGTSSNHSNGCNTIHFSELERANRIGSGSGGTVYKVIHRPTGRLYALKVIYGNLDDSVRLQICREIEILRDVDNPNIVKCHDMFDHNGEIQVLLEFMDGGSLEGKHIPHEPDLADHARQILSGLAYLHRRHIVHRDIKPSNLLTDSQNHVKIADFGVGRILSQTMDPCNSAVGTIAYMSPERINTDLNHGQYDGYLGDIWSFGVSILEFYMGRFPFAVGRQGDWATLMCAICLAQPPEAPPTASREFRHFIACCLQREPGRRWTASQLLTHPFVTQRNHTQSQVHQNLHQLLPPPRPLSS; this is translated from the coding sequence ATGAGACCGGTCCAACCCCCACCTGGCGTCGGCGGCAACGGCAGCGGCCATCGAGGGCTAAAGGGACGTAGGCGGCAGGACCTAACCCTACCCCTCCCACAGCGGAACCTATCACTAGCCGTCCCTCTCCCTCTACCCCCATCCTCCTCTAATTCTTCCGCTAACTCGGGCACGTCGTCGAATCACTCTAACGGCTGCAACACGATCCACTTCTCGGAGCTGGAGCGAGCCAACCGCATCGGGAGCGGTAGCGGCGGCACCGTCTACAAAGTGATCCACCGCCCCACGGGCCGCCTATACGCCCTCAAGGTCATTTACGGCAACCTCGACGACTCAGTGCGCCTCCAGATCTGCCGTGAGATCGAGATTCTCCGCGACGTCGACAACCCCAACATCGTCAAGTGCCACGACATGTTCGACCACAACGGCGAGATCCAGGTCCTCCTCGAATTCATGGACGGCGGCTCCCTCGAGGGAAAACACATCCCCCACGAGCCCGACCTCGCGGATCATGCCCGCCAGATACTCTCCGGCCTCGCTTATCTCCACCGCCGCCACATCGTCCATCGCGACATCAAGCCCTCCAATCTTCTAACCGACTCCCAAAACCATGTTAAGATCGCCGATTTCGGAGTCGGTAGGATTCTCTCGCAGACTATGGACCCCTGCAACTCCGCTGTGGGGACCATTGCGTACATGAGCCCCGAGAGGATTAACACGGATCTAAACCACGGCCAATACGACGGGTACCTGGGTGATATTTGGAGCTTCGGGGTGAGCATCCTGGAATTTTATATGGGGAGATTCCCTTTCGCAGTTGGGAGGCAGGGTGATTGGGCCACCTTGATGTGCGCCATTTGTCTGGCCCAACCACCCGAGGCCCCGCCCACAGCTTCCAGAGAGTTTCGGCACTTCATTGCCTGTTGTTTGCAGAGGGAGCCGGGTCGTCGCTGGACCGCCTCGCAGTTGTTGACGCATCCTTTTGTCACGCAGAGAAACCACACCCAGAGCCAGGTTCATCAGAATCTCCATCAACTTTTACCTCCTCCACGCCCGCTTTCTTCTTag
- the LOC122300857 gene encoding ATPase 10, plasma membrane-type-like: MAEDLAEPLLDPENFNREGIDLERIPLEEVFEQLRTSRRGLSSEDAEARLKIFGPNMLEEKPENKILKFLSFMWNPLSWVMEAAAIMAIVLANGGGQGPDWQDFVGIICLLIINSTISFIEENNAGNAAAALMARLAPKTKVLRDGQWQEQDAAILVPGDIVSIKLGDIIPADARLLEGDPLKIDQSALTGESLPVTKRTGDEVFSGSTCKQGEIEAVVIATGVNSFFGKAAHLVDSTEVVGHFQQVLTAIGNFCICSIAVGMILEIIVMFPVQHRSYRDGINNLLVLLIGGIPIAMPTVLSVTLAIGSHRLSQQGAITKRMTAIEEMAGMDVLCSDKTGTLTLNRLTVDRNLIEVFNKDMDKDMVVLLAARASRLENQDAIDEAIINMLSDPKEARSDIEEVHFLPFNPVEKRTAITYIDSDGNWHRASKGAPEQILNLCQEKQEIAGKVHAIIDKFAERGLRSLGVAYQAVPERTKEAPGDPWTFCGLLPLFDPPRHDSAETIRRALNLGVNVKMITGDQLAIAKETGRRLGMGTNMYPSSSLLGREKDENEPLLVDELIEKADGFAGVFPEHKYEIVKILQEKKHVVGMTGDGVNDAPALKKADIGIAVADATDAARSASDIVLTEPGLSVIVSAVLTSRAIFQRMKNYTIYAVSITIRIVLGFVLLALIWEYDFPPFMVLIIAILNDGTIMTISQDRVKPSPMPDSWKLNEIFATGIVIGTYLALVTVLFYWVVVDTTFFETHFNVRSLSSNSEEVSSAVYLQVSIISQALIFVTRSQGLSFLERPGTLLMCAFVVAQLVATIIAVYANISFASISGIGWGWAGVIWLYSLIFYVPLDIIKFIVRYAWSGEAWNLLFDRKTAFTSKKDYGKEDRAAKWILSQRSLQGLMSSELEKNGKRSSLIAEQARRRAEIARLGEMHTLRGHVESVVRLKKLDLNLIPAHTI, encoded by the exons ATGGCTGAAGATTTGGCGGAACCATTGCTAGATCCTGAGAACTTCAATCGAGAAGGGATTGATTTG GAGCGCATACCGTTAGAAGAAGTTTTTGAACAACTTAGAACATCAAGACGAGGACTATCATCAGAAGATGCTGAAGCCCGACTGAAGATTTTTGGCCCAAACATGCTGGAAGAGAAGCCA gagaacaaaattttgaaatttctgAGTTTTATGTGGAATCCCTTGTCATGGGTTATGGAAGCTGCAGCAATAATGGCAATTGTTCTTGCCAATGGTGGA GGGCAGGGTCCTGACTGGCAGGACTTTGTAGGGATCATTTGCCTACTGATAATCAATTCAACAATCAGTTTTATTGAGGAAAATAATGCAGGGAATGCTGCAGCAGCACTTATGGCTCGTTTAGCTCCTAAAACAAAG GTTCTCAGAGATGGGCAGTGGCAAGAGCAAGATGCAGCTATCTTGGTACCAGGAGATATAGTTAGCATAAAGCTTGGAGATATCATTCCTGCTGATGCTCGCCTGCTTGAAGGAGACCCACTAAAGATTGACCAG TCAGCCCTTACTGGAGAATCTCTACCTGTCACTAAGAGGACTGGTGATGAAGTATTTTCTGGTTCAACGTGTAAGCAAGGAGAGATTGAAGCTGTAGTGATAGCAACTGGAGTAAACTCCTTTTTCGGAAAAGCAGCACATTTAGTTGACAGCACTGAAGTTGTCGGCCATTTCCAGCAG GTCCTTACCGCCATTGGGAATTTCTGCATTTGCTCTATAGCTGTGGGAATGATTCTTGAAATCATTGTGATGTTCCCTGTACAGCATCGTTCATACAGGGATGGAATCAACAATCTTCTCGTTCTATTAATTGGAGGAATACCCATAGCTATGCCAACAGTATTATCTGTGACACTTGCTATCGGTTCTCATCGACTATCTCAACAG GGTGCCATAACAAAAAGGATGACAGCAATTGAAGAAATGGCAGGAATGGATGTCCTTTGCAGTGATAAAACTGGAACTCTGACGCTGAATCGCCTCACTGTTGATAGGAACCTTATCGAG GTTTTTAACAAAGATATGGACAAAGACATGGTTGTCTTGCTTGCAGCGAGAGCATCAAGACTGGAAAATCAAGACGCTATTGATGAGGCCATCATTAACATGCTTTCTGATCCAAAAGAG GCACGCTCAGATATCGAGGAAGTGCATTTCCTTCCATTCAATCCAGTGGAGAAACGTACTGCAATTACGTACATTGATTCTGATGGTAACTGGCATCGTGCCAGCAAAGGTGCTCCCGAACAG ATTCTAAATCTTTGCCAAGAGAAACAAGAGATTGCTGGAAAAGTGCATGCTATCATTGACAAATTTGCTGAAAGGGGCTTACGATCTCTAGGAGTTGCTTATCAG GCAGTTCCGGAAAGAACTAAGGAGGCTCCTGGAGATCCCTGGACATTTTGTGGGTTGTTACCCTTGTTTGATCCTCCAAGACATGATAGTGCTGAGACCATCCGCAGAGCACTTAACCTTGGAGTCAATGTTAAGATGATTACAG GTGATCAGTTGGCAATTGCAAAGGAGACGGGCAGACGACTTGGTATGGGAACAAACATGTACCCCTCTTCTTCATTGCTGGGCCgtgaaaaagatgaaaatgaacCTCTTCTAGTGGATGAGCTTATTGAAAAGGCAGATGGCTTTGCTGGTGTCTTCCCTG AACATAAGTACGAAATTGTGAaaattttacaagaaaaaaagCATGTGGTTGGAATGACTGGAGACGGTGTGAATGATGCACCTGCCCTAAAGAAAGCAGATATTGGAATAGCAGTGGCAGATGCTACAGATGCTGCAAGAAGTGCTTCCGATATAGTCTTAACTGAACCTGGCTTAAGTGTGATTGTCAGTGCTGTTTTAACTAGTAGAGCGATATTCCAAAGAATGAAGAATTATACA ATATATGCTGTCTCCATAACCATAAGGATTGTG CTAGGTTTTGTGCTTCTAGCCTTGATATGGGAATATGACTTCCCACCTTTCATGGTTCTGATAATAGCAATACTGAATGATG GGACCATCATGACAATTTCTCAAGATCGGGTAAAGCCTTCTCCCATGCCTGACAGTTGGAAGCTCAATGAAATATTTGCAACCGGAATTGTCATTGGCacatatcttgccttggttactGTTCTGTTTTACTGGGTTGTAGTGGACACCACTTTTTTTGAG ACACACTTCAACGTAAGATCCTTATCTAGCAACAGTGAGGAAGTTTCATCAGCTGTATATTTGCAAGTTAGCATCATCAGCCAGGCTCTCATATTTGTTACACGCAGTCAGGGGTTGTCGTTTCTAGAGAGACCCGGAACTCTGTTGATGTGTGCATTTGTGGTGGCTCAACTG GTGGCAACTATAATTGCGGTCTATGCAAATATTAGCTTTGCTTCCATTAGTGGAATTGGATGGGGATGGGCTGGTGTTATATGGTTATATAGTTTGATCTTCTATGTACCGCTGGATATAATCAAGTTCATAGTGCGCTACGCATGGAGTGGAGAGGCTTGGAATCTCTTATTTGATAGAAAG ACAGCTTTTACTTCTAAGAAAGATTACGGAAAGGAAGACAGGGCAGCCAAGTGGATACTTTCTCAAAGAAGTCTGCAAGGATTGATGTCTTCAGAATTGGAGAAAAATGGGAAGCGATCTTCTTTGATTGCTGAACAGGCTAGGCGGCGTGCTGAAATAGCCAG GCTAGGGGAGATGCACACTCTGAGAGGACATGTAGAGTCTGTAGTAAGGCTTAAGAAGTTGGACTTGAATTTGATCCCGGCTCATACAATCtga